In the Arthrobacter zhaoxinii genome, one interval contains:
- a CDS encoding DUF2304 domain-containing protein, translating to MLLIVQIVLVVAVILVSLVLMRGGVNAKHLAVRRIMLMIFAVAAALSIFFPDTLTRFAGFLGIGRGTDLVLYATIVSFFVFMATTYQRFRNMETSITTLSRRIALDEAPRPWTADEGHKGADDLRQ from the coding sequence TTGCTACTCATCGTCCAGATCGTGCTCGTTGTCGCTGTCATCCTGGTCTCCCTGGTCCTGATGCGCGGCGGGGTCAACGCCAAGCACCTGGCTGTGCGCCGGATCATGCTGATGATCTTCGCCGTGGCCGCTGCGCTGTCCATCTTCTTCCCGGACACGCTGACCCGGTTCGCGGGATTCCTCGGCATCGGACGCGGCACCGACCTGGTGCTTTACGCGACCATCGTGTCCTTCTTCGTGTTCATGGCCACGACCTACCAGCGGTTCCGCAATATGGAGACTTCCATCACGACGCTCTCCCGGCGCATTGCCCTGGATGAGGCACCCCGGCCCTGGACGGCAGACGAGGGCCATAAGGGCGCGGACGACCTGCGGCAGTAG
- a CDS encoding glycosyltransferase, whose amino-acid sequence MTSQQRIAAVISAYNPPTDLIEKVERLASQVERIIVVDDGSPADVTGVLQGLEAAGAVVLKQGSNTGIAAALNAGIRYAAESAPDFFLTLDQDSELDPDYVARALVAFTAATLQGVPVGMVCAESHNKQPVMLQKPGVPFPEAFDPMQSGTLIPAATFDAAGLLEEDLFIDCVDSEFTARIREMGLKAIIAPGCNISHAVGESRPMRLGTWHVTVGGQKRFVHSHAPFRVYYITRNGLVMYRRYLPKQPVWVLRRIGLEVVFYGVRVVYGPHRFRQIAAIAFGVRDALTGRMGRISAKENAVVAPRKKKAAA is encoded by the coding sequence ATGACCTCCCAGCAACGCATCGCCGCGGTTATTTCCGCCTACAACCCGCCTACCGACCTCATCGAAAAAGTAGAGCGGCTGGCCAGCCAGGTTGAGCGCATCATAGTGGTCGACGACGGTTCGCCGGCTGACGTCACCGGCGTCCTGCAGGGACTGGAGGCGGCTGGCGCCGTCGTCCTCAAGCAGGGCTCGAACACCGGAATCGCGGCCGCGCTCAATGCCGGAATCCGCTACGCGGCCGAATCTGCTCCGGATTTCTTCCTGACGCTGGACCAGGACTCCGAACTGGATCCGGATTATGTTGCCCGGGCACTCGTTGCCTTCACCGCGGCGACCCTGCAGGGGGTGCCTGTGGGCATGGTCTGCGCCGAGTCGCACAATAAGCAGCCGGTGATGCTGCAGAAACCCGGCGTTCCGTTCCCGGAGGCCTTTGACCCCATGCAGTCCGGCACGCTGATTCCCGCCGCCACGTTCGATGCAGCAGGTCTCCTGGAGGAAGACCTGTTCATTGACTGCGTGGATTCCGAGTTCACTGCCCGGATCCGCGAGATGGGACTGAAAGCGATCATCGCGCCCGGCTGCAATATCAGCCACGCGGTGGGGGAGTCCCGTCCCATGCGCCTGGGCACGTGGCATGTCACGGTGGGCGGGCAGAAACGCTTTGTGCATTCCCACGCGCCTTTCCGGGTGTACTACATCACCCGCAACGGCTTGGTCATGTACCGCCGGTACCTTCCCAAGCAGCCGGTCTGGGTGCTCCGCCGGATCGGACTCGAAGTAGTGTTCTACGGCGTCCGGGTTGTCTACGGTCCGCACCGTTTCCGTCAGATCGCCGCTATTGCCTTCGGGGTACGGGATGCCCTCACGGGCCGGATGGGCCGGATCAGCGCGAAGGAAAACGCCGTAGTGGCGCCGCGGAAGAAGAAGGCCGCAGCCTAG
- a CDS encoding glycosyltransferase family 2 protein has translation MTAVDVMFPYYGDVELMKQAARSVMGQQHQDWRLVVIDDGYPDPEPARWFAEITDPRVSYQRNEVNLGANGNYRKAVELIEAPVAVIMGADDIMLPNYLTAVVESFESFPQASAVQPGVQVIDESGRATMPLTDLVKKAATPRGNQRRLLSGEDLATSLLRAGWHYFPSIAWKSETLKRIGFRSEFDVVQDLALLLDIAADSGSMVLTPELAFLYRRHSGSDSSVRAFDGRRFDEERRFFEGEAVRFDRIGWTRAARAARLHVTSRLNAVTLIARSAAGGKFGYIPKLAKHVIG, from the coding sequence TTGACAGCCGTAGATGTTATGTTCCCGTACTACGGGGACGTTGAACTCATGAAGCAAGCCGCCCGAAGCGTAATGGGCCAGCAGCATCAGGACTGGCGTCTCGTAGTCATCGACGACGGCTACCCCGATCCCGAGCCGGCCCGCTGGTTCGCGGAGATCACGGATCCGCGCGTCAGTTACCAGCGCAACGAGGTCAACCTCGGTGCCAACGGCAACTACCGCAAAGCCGTCGAGCTCATCGAAGCTCCTGTCGCGGTGATCATGGGTGCGGACGACATCATGCTTCCCAACTACCTCACTGCGGTTGTCGAGTCCTTCGAGTCCTTCCCTCAGGCCAGTGCCGTGCAGCCCGGAGTGCAGGTCATTGACGAGTCAGGCCGGGCCACCATGCCGCTCACGGATCTGGTCAAGAAAGCGGCGACACCTCGCGGCAACCAGCGTCGCCTGCTGAGCGGTGAGGATCTCGCGACGAGCCTGCTGCGAGCCGGCTGGCACTATTTCCCGTCCATCGCCTGGAAGTCCGAGACGCTGAAGCGCATTGGCTTCCGGTCGGAGTTCGACGTCGTGCAGGACCTGGCGCTGCTGCTGGACATCGCCGCCGACAGCGGCTCGATGGTGCTGACCCCTGAGCTGGCCTTCCTGTACCGACGCCACTCCGGTTCCGATTCCTCTGTTCGGGCCTTCGACGGAAGGCGCTTCGATGAAGAGCGGCGTTTCTTTGAAGGCGAGGCCGTCCGGTTCGATCGAATCGGCTGGACCCGCGCCGCCCGTGCTGCCCGTCTCCACGTCACCTCCCGCCTTAATGCAGTGACCCTGATTGCCCGTTCAGCGGCAGGGGGAAAGTTCGGTTACATCCCGAAGCTGGCCAAGCACGTCATCGGCTAG
- a CDS encoding glycosyltransferase has protein sequence MNPSTSPSAADRGQVSVCMAAYNGAAHIEEQIASILPQLAHGDELVIVDDASTDNTAAVVEALQDPRIKLIRSSTNRGYVRTFEAALAASTGEYVFLSDQDDVWVPGRVESMVAELQHADVVASNFGYFGHQPRRIESLRLRSADSSRRWANLLMLWIGVRPYYGCAMAFRGSIRDVVLPFPAFLVETHDQWIALVGNLRGSMAHLEADTLNRRLHDNNTTPKKARSLLLILRSRIMLARAFVVALMRMRGRRSARP, from the coding sequence ATGAACCCGAGCACCTCCCCGTCCGCCGCGGACCGCGGCCAGGTCAGCGTGTGCATGGCAGCCTACAACGGTGCCGCACACATAGAGGAACAGATCGCCTCGATCCTTCCCCAGCTGGCTCACGGCGATGAACTGGTGATTGTCGACGACGCCTCCACGGACAACACTGCCGCGGTCGTCGAGGCGCTGCAGGACCCCCGAATCAAACTGATCCGGTCTTCCACCAACCGCGGCTACGTCCGGACTTTCGAGGCTGCCCTGGCCGCCAGCACCGGCGAGTACGTGTTCCTTTCGGACCAGGACGACGTCTGGGTCCCCGGCCGCGTGGAGTCAATGGTGGCTGAACTCCAGCACGCAGACGTGGTTGCCAGCAACTTCGGGTACTTCGGCCACCAGCCCCGCAGGATCGAATCCCTCCGGCTGCGCAGCGCGGACAGCAGCCGCCGCTGGGCCAACCTGCTGATGCTCTGGATCGGCGTGCGGCCCTACTACGGCTGCGCCATGGCGTTCCGGGGCAGCATCCGGGACGTGGTTCTGCCGTTCCCTGCCTTCCTGGTGGAGACCCATGACCAGTGGATTGCCCTGGTGGGCAATCTCCGCGGGTCGATGGCCCATCTGGAGGCGGACACCCTGAACCGGCGGCTCCACGACAACAACACCACACCGAAAAAGGCCCGGAGCCTGCTGCTGATCCTGCGTTCGCGGATCATGCTTGCCCGGGCTTTCGTTGTCGCCCTGATGCGGATGCGCGGGCGCCGCAGCGCCCGCCCCTAG
- a CDS encoding bifunctional dTDP-4-dehydrorhamnose 3,5-epimerase family protein/NAD(P)-dependent oxidoreductase, producing the protein MAPEFSKPLSSHPTPIPGVVLYDLPVHGDNRGWFKENWQREKMLALGLPDFGPVQNNISFNEKAGTTRGIHAEPWDKYISVATGRIFGAWVDLREGPSFGAVFTAELDPSQAIFIPRGVGNAFQTLEDNTAYSYLVNDHWSAGAQGQYTFLNLADEASGIDWPIPLEQAELSEKDRAHPRLADVVPMAPKKTLVLGADGQLGKALRAAFAGREHVEFAARSDFDLTDPAAYAGRNWKNYAAIINAAAYTAVDDAESPEGRKAAWAINVSAVTHLARVATENRITLVHVSSDYVFDGTAAEHPEDEPFSPLGVYGQTKAAGDAVVSAVPAHYIVRTSWVIGEGKNFVRTMASLAERGISPAVVNDQIGRLTFTEDLAAGIIHLLSSGAPYGVYNLTNDGDPASWADVAGRVYELTGHAAAAVTGVSTEEYFKDKQAAPRPKNSVLPLDKIKAAGFAPADAAERLSAYLGGPGAGNAAAAQDMGY; encoded by the coding sequence GTGGCACCGGAATTCTCCAAACCGCTTTCGTCCCATCCCACCCCCATCCCCGGCGTTGTCCTGTATGACCTGCCCGTCCACGGCGACAACCGGGGCTGGTTCAAGGAAAACTGGCAGCGCGAAAAAATGCTCGCCCTGGGCCTGCCGGACTTCGGTCCCGTGCAGAACAACATCTCCTTCAATGAAAAAGCCGGAACAACGCGCGGTATCCATGCCGAGCCCTGGGACAAGTACATCTCCGTAGCCACGGGCCGCATCTTCGGTGCCTGGGTGGACCTGCGCGAAGGGCCGTCCTTCGGCGCGGTCTTCACCGCGGAGCTGGATCCCAGCCAGGCCATCTTCATCCCCCGCGGCGTCGGCAACGCCTTCCAGACGCTGGAGGACAACACCGCCTATTCCTATCTGGTCAATGACCACTGGAGTGCCGGCGCGCAGGGTCAGTACACGTTCCTGAACCTGGCCGACGAGGCCTCGGGAATCGACTGGCCCATTCCGCTGGAGCAGGCCGAACTCTCCGAGAAGGACCGGGCGCACCCGCGCCTGGCCGACGTCGTTCCCATGGCTCCGAAGAAGACCCTTGTCCTGGGTGCCGACGGACAGCTGGGCAAGGCGCTTCGAGCGGCCTTCGCCGGCCGGGAACACGTCGAATTCGCCGCCCGCTCCGACTTTGACCTCACCGACCCGGCTGCCTACGCCGGGCGGAACTGGAAGAACTACGCGGCGATCATCAACGCGGCCGCGTACACGGCCGTGGACGACGCCGAGTCCCCCGAAGGCCGGAAGGCCGCCTGGGCCATCAACGTGTCCGCAGTGACCCACCTGGCCCGCGTGGCCACGGAAAACCGCATCACGCTGGTCCATGTCTCCTCCGACTACGTGTTCGACGGAACAGCCGCGGAGCATCCCGAGGACGAACCCTTCTCCCCACTGGGCGTGTACGGGCAGACCAAGGCCGCCGGCGACGCCGTCGTGTCCGCGGTCCCCGCGCACTACATCGTCCGGACCAGCTGGGTCATCGGCGAAGGAAAGAACTTCGTGCGCACCATGGCCTCCCTCGCTGAACGCGGCATCAGCCCCGCCGTCGTCAATGACCAGATAGGCCGGCTCACCTTCACCGAGGACCTGGCGGCCGGGATCATCCATCTGCTGTCATCCGGCGCCCCGTACGGCGTCTACAACCTGACGAACGACGGCGACCCCGCCTCGTGGGCCGACGTTGCCGGCCGCGTCTACGAACTGACCGGCCATGCAGCCGCGGCGGTCACCGGTGTCAGCACCGAAGAGTACTTCAAGGACAAGCAGGCTGCGCCCCGTCCGAAAAACAGCGTGCTTCCCCTGGACAAGATCAAGGCCGCCGGCTTCGCGCCCGCGGATGCCGCGGAACGGCTCAGCGCGTACCTGGGCGGCCCAGGGGCCGGCAACGCAGCCGCTGCACAGGATATGGGATACTGA
- a CDS encoding glycosyltransferase family 2 protein, whose amino-acid sequence MSRTWIVIPMYNEATVVGSVIEDLRKTFPHVVCVDDGSRDGSQAAARAAGAMVVQHPINLGQGAALQTGIEYALQDPAMTSIVTFDADGQHRVEDAQAMVARIESGEAEVVLGSRFLDDRTQISLQKRIVLKTAAVQSRMATGMNLTDAHNGLRAINRDVASRIHLTQNRMAHASELVNQLATIRPRWVEHPVEIIYTDYSKSKGQSLLNSVNILAELFFR is encoded by the coding sequence GTGAGCCGCACATGGATCGTTATTCCGATGTACAACGAAGCAACCGTTGTGGGCTCCGTGATCGAAGACCTCCGGAAGACGTTTCCGCACGTAGTCTGCGTGGACGACGGCAGCCGTGACGGGTCCCAGGCCGCGGCACGCGCAGCGGGGGCGATGGTAGTCCAGCATCCGATCAACCTCGGCCAGGGCGCCGCCCTGCAGACCGGGATCGAATACGCGCTGCAGGACCCCGCCATGACCAGCATCGTCACCTTCGACGCCGACGGCCAGCACCGGGTGGAAGACGCCCAGGCCATGGTTGCCCGGATCGAGTCCGGCGAAGCCGAAGTGGTTCTTGGTTCACGGTTCCTGGACGACAGGACCCAGATCTCGCTGCAGAAACGGATTGTCCTGAAGACGGCCGCGGTGCAGTCGCGGATGGCCACCGGAATGAACCTCACCGACGCGCACAACGGCCTGCGGGCCATCAACCGCGATGTCGCCTCCAGGATTCATCTGACCCAGAACCGGATGGCCCACGCGTCCGAGCTGGTTAACCAGCTCGCGACCATCCGGCCCCGCTGGGTGGAGCATCCGGTGGAGATCATCTATACGGACTACTCCAAGTCCAAGGGGCAGTCGCTGCTCAACTCCGTGAACATCCTGGCCGAACTCTTTTTTAGGTGA
- a CDS encoding lipopolysaccharide biosynthesis protein gives MGQSTVLRHIRRLGAFGASVVITTVVGLLAIPVVIANAGGNTWGVIALGQSAALLFGVLVSFGWGTVGPAMVAGMPAAERPQMFMDSLVSRVYLFAVTAPLAALTVWLIAGDSGPVAALASLTYLVPFLGASWFFVGDARPGRLLVFDTLPVTLGTVLGLAGLVLTGDVFVYLAIQLAMNLLGVTVSGLLIRNRSAAVPRLDLHIGRAVRRLAGQRHGVVTAATSSLYVNTPLLVVGAVLPGAVSLYAMAEKFFKYGLTAVGPVVQVLQGSIADPDRARQEARIRIAARWAPLAAALCAVVMALCIPWASNLLSQGAIRVGFDLSMPMGVVFGAVTVSQVVGLACLIPLGEGKALAVSTVLGAAIGVPLIVTGALTLGVSAVAWAVAVSELAVAVYQLGVVRRYFRRGSGKGVALQGRKHTPVERP, from the coding sequence TTGGGTCAGAGTACGGTCCTGCGGCACATCCGACGTCTGGGGGCATTCGGTGCTTCCGTGGTTATCACCACCGTTGTGGGCCTGCTGGCCATTCCCGTGGTCATAGCCAACGCCGGAGGAAACACCTGGGGTGTGATCGCCCTGGGCCAGTCCGCGGCCCTGCTGTTCGGCGTTTTAGTGTCCTTCGGCTGGGGAACAGTAGGACCGGCCATGGTGGCAGGCATGCCGGCAGCGGAGCGGCCCCAGATGTTTATGGATTCCCTGGTCAGCCGCGTGTATCTCTTCGCCGTCACCGCACCTCTGGCCGCCCTGACCGTCTGGCTGATCGCCGGTGACTCCGGCCCGGTGGCTGCACTGGCCAGCCTTACGTATCTCGTTCCTTTCCTGGGTGCCTCCTGGTTCTTTGTAGGTGACGCACGTCCGGGCAGGCTTCTGGTCTTTGACACGCTGCCCGTGACGCTCGGCACGGTTCTGGGGCTGGCAGGGCTGGTCCTGACCGGCGACGTCTTTGTGTACCTGGCCATCCAGCTGGCGATGAACCTCCTTGGCGTCACCGTCAGCGGCCTGCTGATCCGTAACAGGTCCGCCGCGGTTCCCCGCCTGGACCTCCATATCGGCCGGGCGGTGCGGCGCCTGGCGGGCCAGCGGCACGGCGTCGTCACCGCCGCCACCTCCAGCCTCTATGTCAACACCCCGCTCCTGGTCGTCGGGGCGGTCCTGCCGGGCGCGGTGTCGCTGTACGCGATGGCGGAGAAGTTCTTCAAGTACGGCCTGACTGCCGTAGGGCCGGTTGTGCAGGTGCTTCAGGGGTCCATTGCGGATCCGGACCGGGCACGCCAGGAGGCACGCATCCGCATTGCCGCCAGGTGGGCTCCGCTCGCGGCTGCGCTCTGCGCTGTCGTTATGGCGCTATGCATCCCCTGGGCCAGCAATCTGCTGTCCCAGGGTGCCATCCGGGTCGGATTCGACCTCAGCATGCCTATGGGCGTGGTGTTCGGCGCAGTCACGGTGTCCCAGGTGGTGGGGCTGGCCTGCCTCATCCCGCTGGGCGAAGGCAAGGCCCTGGCGGTTTCCACCGTTCTGGGCGCAGCCATCGGGGTTCCCCTCATCGTCACCGGAGCGCTGACCCTGGGGGTGTCCGCGGTGGCGTGGGCTGTGGCCGTCTCCGAACTCGCCGTCGCTGTGTACCAGCTCGGTGTGGTCCGCCGGTACTTCCGCCGGGGCTCCGGTAAAGGGGTGGCGCTGCAGGGCCGCAAGCACACTCCGGTCGAACGGCCCTGA
- a CDS encoding glycosyltransferase family 2 protein: MSVAAVVVSYNRVDLLRKCLSALESQDRRPDEIILVDNGSTDGSVTMVQEEFPQVSVFETGANLGGAGGFAWGIERALAAGHDAAWLMDDDAEPLPGSLGPLVEAMEKAPDRPGFVTSLVVNPEGEPNNGHLPDLSSDVSRQLKASELGGMAVNSASFVGVLIDLHAAARMPLPFADFFIWFDDAEYTRRLSRGAYGVLLPASRILHPEKQNQKDMGGRLFYYVRNNLWLRRQDPSPRTLLQNPVRWGAGMAVLAIRQGLLAQDRRLWLRSAGRGLYEGLARSPRTIWPGQLLAKSVRLGR; this comes from the coding sequence TTGTCTGTAGCAGCGGTTGTTGTCTCCTATAACCGAGTTGATTTGCTCCGTAAGTGCCTGTCCGCCCTCGAAAGCCAGGACCGGCGGCCGGATGAGATCATCCTCGTGGACAACGGTTCCACCGACGGCAGCGTCACCATGGTGCAGGAAGAGTTTCCTCAGGTCAGCGTCTTCGAAACGGGGGCCAACCTCGGCGGCGCCGGCGGATTCGCCTGGGGCATCGAGCGTGCGCTGGCCGCGGGGCACGACGCCGCATGGCTGATGGACGACGACGCCGAGCCGCTTCCCGGCAGCCTGGGTCCGTTGGTTGAGGCCATGGAGAAGGCACCTGACCGGCCGGGTTTCGTCACCTCTCTGGTGGTCAATCCCGAGGGTGAACCGAACAACGGGCACCTTCCCGATCTGTCCTCGGATGTCTCCCGGCAGTTGAAGGCGAGCGAACTGGGCGGGATGGCCGTGAACAGCGCCAGTTTCGTGGGCGTGCTGATTGACTTGCACGCAGCGGCTCGAATGCCGTTGCCCTTCGCCGATTTCTTCATCTGGTTTGACGACGCCGAATACACGCGCCGCCTCAGCCGCGGGGCCTACGGGGTACTCCTTCCCGCCAGCCGGATCCTCCACCCGGAAAAGCAGAACCAGAAGGACATGGGCGGGCGTTTGTTCTACTACGTCCGCAACAACCTGTGGCTTCGACGCCAGGACCCGAGCCCGAGGACACTGCTGCAGAACCCGGTCCGCTGGGGGGCCGGAATGGCCGTCCTGGCCATCCGCCAGGGGCTGCTGGCGCAGGACCGGCGTCTGTGGCTCCGATCAGCCGGCAGGGGACTGTATGAAGGGCTGGCCCGCTCGCCCCGGACCATCTGGCCCGGCCAGCTGCTGGCGAAGTCCGTTCGACTCGGCCGCTAA
- the rfbB gene encoding dTDP-glucose 4,6-dehydratase translates to MQKLLVTGGAGFIGSNFVHHALTGTDYSITVLDKLTYAGNLASLKGLPEDRFTFVQGDICDAPLVDRLVGEADVVVHFAAESHNDNSLHDPRPFLDTNIIGTYTLIEAARKHDTRYHHISTDEVYGDLELDDPQRFTESTPYNPSSPYSSTKAGSDLLVRAWVRSFGLRATISNCSNNYGPYQHVEKFIPRQITNVIDGIRPKLYGAGENVRDWIHATDHSSAVLAIIEKGEIGQTYLIGADGEKNNKEVVELILKHMGQPADAYDQVIDRPGHDLRYAIDSSRLRRELGWSPQFSDFEQGIENTIRWYRENEAWWRPQKDATEAKYKEQGQ, encoded by the coding sequence ATGCAGAAACTCCTAGTCACCGGCGGCGCCGGCTTTATTGGCTCCAACTTCGTGCACCACGCGCTCACGGGCACAGACTATTCGATCACTGTGCTGGACAAGCTGACGTATGCGGGCAACCTCGCTTCGTTGAAGGGACTGCCGGAAGACCGGTTCACCTTTGTCCAGGGCGACATCTGCGATGCCCCGCTGGTGGACCGGCTGGTCGGCGAAGCAGACGTAGTGGTCCACTTTGCCGCCGAATCCCATAATGACAACTCGCTGCATGACCCCCGTCCGTTCCTGGACACCAACATCATCGGCACGTACACGCTGATTGAAGCGGCCCGCAAGCACGATACCCGGTACCACCACATCTCCACGGATGAGGTTTACGGCGACCTGGAGCTGGATGATCCGCAGCGGTTCACGGAATCGACACCCTACAACCCGTCCAGCCCCTACTCCTCCACCAAGGCGGGCTCGGACCTGCTGGTCCGTGCATGGGTGCGGTCCTTCGGCCTGCGCGCAACCATCAGCAACTGCTCCAACAACTACGGCCCGTACCAGCACGTGGAGAAATTCATCCCGCGCCAGATCACGAACGTGATCGACGGCATCCGTCCCAAGCTGTACGGCGCCGGGGAAAACGTCCGTGACTGGATCCACGCCACCGATCATTCATCAGCCGTGCTGGCAATCATTGAAAAGGGCGAAATCGGCCAGACCTACCTGATCGGCGCCGACGGCGAGAAAAACAACAAGGAAGTTGTTGAACTGATCCTGAAGCACATGGGACAGCCCGCCGACGCGTACGACCAGGTCATCGACCGCCCGGGGCACGACCTGCGCTACGCCATCGACTCCTCCCGCCTGCGCCGCGAGCTGGGCTGGAGCCCCCAGTTCTCCGACTTCGAGCAGGGCATCGAAAACACCATCCGGTGGTACCGGGAAAACGAGGCCTGGTGGCGGCCGCAGAAGGATGCCACGGAAGCCAAGTACAAGGAACAGGGACAGTAA
- the rfbA gene encoding glucose-1-phosphate thymidylyltransferase RfbA encodes MRGIILAGGTGSRLHPITLGVSKQLVPVYDKPMIYYPLSTLILAGIKDILIITTPHDADQFERLLGDGSRFGVSITYKQQPSPDGLAQAFVLGAEHIGNGPVALVLGDNIFYGQGMGTQLRRFANIDGGAVFGYWVADPGAYGVVEFDESGRAISLEEKPAKPKSHYAVPGLYFYDNDVVEIARNLKPSPRGELEITDVNRIYLEKGKLQVEILPRGTAWLDTGTFDSLNEASEFIRTVQKRQGLSIGCPEEISWRLGNISDDELRQRAEPLVKSGYGQYLLELLNQK; translated from the coding sequence ATGCGTGGAATCATATTGGCAGGCGGAACCGGGTCCAGACTGCACCCCATCACACTCGGCGTCAGCAAGCAGCTGGTGCCGGTCTACGACAAACCGATGATCTATTATCCGCTGTCTACGCTGATCCTCGCGGGCATCAAAGACATCCTGATCATCACCACCCCGCACGACGCAGACCAGTTTGAGCGGCTGCTCGGTGACGGCAGCCGTTTCGGCGTCAGCATCACCTATAAGCAGCAGCCCTCGCCCGACGGACTGGCGCAGGCCTTCGTCCTCGGAGCCGAGCACATCGGCAACGGCCCGGTGGCGCTGGTGCTCGGTGACAATATTTTCTACGGCCAGGGGATGGGCACCCAGCTGCGCCGGTTCGCCAACATCGACGGCGGCGCCGTCTTCGGGTACTGGGTCGCGGATCCCGGGGCTTACGGCGTGGTCGAGTTCGACGAGTCCGGCCGGGCGATCTCGCTCGAGGAAAAGCCGGCCAAGCCGAAGAGCCATTACGCAGTGCCCGGACTGTACTTCTACGACAACGACGTTGTGGAAATTGCACGGAATCTGAAGCCGTCTCCCCGCGGTGAACTGGAAATCACCGACGTCAACCGAATTTACCTGGAGAAGGGCAAACTGCAGGTGGAGATTCTTCCGCGCGGGACCGCGTGGCTGGATACGGGCACTTTCGATTCGCTCAACGAAGCATCCGAGTTCATCCGCACGGTCCAGAAGCGCCAGGGCCTGTCCATCGGCTGCCCCGAGGAGATCTCCTGGCGGTTGGGCAACATCAGTGACGACGAACTCCGCCAGCGCGCTGAGCCCCTCGTAAAGAGCGGCTACGGCCAGTACCTGCTGGAGCTCCTCAACCAGAAGTAG